Proteins encoded by one window of Methanobacterium sp. CWC-01:
- the psmA gene encoding archaeal proteasome endopeptidase complex subunit alpha produces the protein MQPLAGAAGYDKGISIFSPDGRLFQVEYAREAVKRGTTSLGVKSSEGVVLVVDKRPSSKLVEPQSIEKIFQVDDHIGAATSGLVADARVLIEKARLESQVNKITYNEPIAVEILAKKICDMKQLYTQHGGVRPFGSALLIAGVNDNGSRLFETDPSGALIEYKATAIGAGRAVAMEVFEKDYTEDITLADAMELALDAVYEATEGKTTNESVEIAVIEKKTHGYRKLSDDEISEHVEELLIRKSKEDEEEEE, from the coding sequence ATGCAACCATTAGCAGGAGCAGCAGGATACGATAAAGGTATATCTATTTTCAGCCCTGACGGAAGGCTATTTCAGGTTGAATATGCCAGAGAAGCTGTCAAAAGAGGTACCACCTCGTTGGGGGTAAAATCAAGTGAAGGAGTAGTACTGGTGGTGGATAAACGACCCTCCAGTAAACTGGTAGAACCCCAATCTATAGAAAAAATATTCCAGGTCGACGATCATATTGGGGCCGCCACCTCTGGATTGGTGGCTGATGCCCGGGTCCTAATAGAAAAAGCCCGGTTGGAATCACAAGTAAACAAGATAACCTACAACGAACCCATAGCAGTGGAGATACTGGCCAAAAAGATCTGTGACATGAAACAGTTGTACACCCAACACGGGGGGGTTAGGCCTTTCGGTTCTGCCCTACTCATTGCGGGAGTCAACGATAATGGGTCCCGTCTTTTCGAGACCGATCCCAGTGGTGCTCTTATAGAATATAAGGCCACGGCCATCGGGGCGGGAAGAGCAGTGGCTATGGAAGTCTTTGAAAAGGATTACACCGAAGATATAACACTCGCCGATGCTATGGAATTGGCCTTAGATGCTGTTTACGAAGCAACTGAAGGTAAAACAACCAACGAAAGTGTGGAAATAGCCGTCATTGAGAAAAAAACCCACGGGTACCGTAAACTAAGTGATGATGAGATTTCTGAACATGTAGAAGAACTCCTCATCAGAAAGTCCAAGGAGGACGAGGAAGAAGAGGAATAA
- a CDS encoding Rpp14/Pop5 family protein → MKLKILPTHLREKKRYLAFEAISQLPLKREDVISLLWDTSLHMYGVCGTSKFDLWVVKIWNCPDSDYNRIRGIIRCRRESLDEVRAILPVVTRFNGKKVVFYTRGISGTINSAVKKFIKLKEEDE, encoded by the coding sequence ATGAAGCTGAAGATACTTCCCACTCATCTTCGAGAGAAGAAAAGATACCTGGCCTTTGAAGCCATATCTCAACTCCCGCTAAAAAGGGAGGATGTTATTTCCCTATTGTGGGACACATCCCTACATATGTATGGAGTCTGTGGGACCAGTAAATTTGATTTATGGGTTGTTAAAATATGGAATTGTCCTGATTCAGATTATAATAGAATTCGGGGCATAATTAGATGTCGAAGAGAATCTTTAGATGAAGTAAGGGCTATATTGCCAGTTGTAACCCGATTTAATGGAAAAAAGGTGGTTTTTTACACCAGAGGAATTTCGGGTACCATTAACTCTGCAGTAAAAAAGTTTATTAAATTAAAGGAAGAAGATGAATGA
- the rnp3 gene encoding ribonuclease P protein component 3 encodes MFIDLHVHFYPGITKDAWKMGYQGLVLVRSSEESSSNLNGHKDQFKAYKNSDIPGKISTFQGVEIRAKNPEDLRRKIQKFRKKTDVLLVHGGDIKINRAAVEDARVDVLTHPYQRRRDSGFNHVLAKKAAENNVAVEINIGYFLHNRNHRRQKVLAQFRELLKLKSKFDFSLVITSGARSLYDLRSPRDLMALSSCFGMDKETAFSALSNVPGAIIENNKFRHQLISSGVRLLD; translated from the coding sequence ATGTTCATTGATCTTCACGTTCATTTTTACCCAGGAATAACCAAGGATGCTTGGAAAATGGGTTACCAGGGATTGGTTCTGGTAAGATCATCTGAAGAATCATCTTCTAACCTTAATGGGCATAAAGACCAATTTAAAGCTTATAAAAATTCTGACATCCCCGGTAAGATTTCTACTTTTCAAGGTGTTGAGATCAGAGCTAAAAACCCGGAAGACCTCAGAAGAAAGATTCAAAAGTTTAGGAAAAAGACCGATGTCCTCCTGGTGCATGGGGGAGATATAAAAATTAATCGAGCAGCTGTGGAGGATGCTAGAGTCGATGTATTAACCCATCCCTACCAGCGAAGAAGGGACAGTGGCTTTAACCATGTACTTGCCAAAAAAGCAGCAGAAAATAACGTAGCTGTAGAAATTAATATTGGATATTTCCTCCACAACCGAAATCATCGTCGTCAGAAGGTTCTAGCACAATTCAGAGAACTTTTAAAATTGAAATCAAAGTTTGATTTCTCTCTGGTCATAACCAGTGGAGCCCGTTCCCTTTATGACCTTCGTAGCCCTAGGGATTTGATGGCGTTGTCATCCTGTTTTGGGATGGATAAAGAAACCGCCTTTTCTGCGTTATCAAATGTTCCAGGGGCTATTATTGAGAATAATAAATTCAGACATCAATTAATATCATCCGGGGTACGTCTTCTGGATTAG
- a CDS encoding RNA-binding protein: MIHNIAYRTLVYGTEDEDRVRTALSNILPFSKPEKEIIEGHHKNQIIILKGKTDKKKDIKSFLQSLENIKTSDKKRILRGLESKIDDKGNFFLRFDKQRAYLGEIKVVEHGDAIHLKLKLAAYPARKDPALKIARQIFGEEDVH; this comes from the coding sequence GTGATTCATAACATAGCCTACCGAACCCTAGTTTATGGAACTGAAGATGAGGATAGAGTGCGTACTGCACTTTCAAACATTCTTCCATTTTCTAAACCTGAGAAAGAAATCATAGAAGGCCACCATAAAAACCAAATTATTATTCTTAAGGGTAAAACTGATAAAAAAAAGGATATTAAATCTTTTTTACAAAGTCTTGAGAATATTAAAACTTCCGACAAGAAAAGAATTTTAAGAGGCCTTGAAAGTAAAATCGATGATAAGGGTAACTTCTTTTTAAGATTCGACAAACAAAGAGCCTATCTGGGTGAAATTAAGGTAGTGGAACATGGAGATGCTATCCATCTTAAACTGAAGTTAGCCGCATATCCAGCCCGTAAAGATCCTGCCCTAAAAATCGCCCGACAGATATTTGGTGAAGAGGATGTTCATTGA
- a CDS encoding 50S ribosomal protein L15e yields the protein MYKYISEAWNNPDDSYVKELMQKRAPLWRKESVIERIDKPTRIDRARSLGYKAKKGYVVVRTRVRRGGRRKSRFTAGRKPKRMGVKKITPKKSIQRIAEERVSRHYPNLEVLNSYWVWEDGKFQFYEVILVDPHHPVIKNDPKINWICQSNKKGRVFRGLTSEGKKNRGLSGRGKGKEKVR from the coding sequence ATGTATAAGTATATTAGTGAAGCTTGGAATAACCCTGACGATTCTTACGTCAAAGAACTGATGCAGAAACGCGCTCCCCTGTGGAGAAAGGAAAGTGTAATCGAAAGGATAGACAAACCTACCCGAATCGACCGGGCACGGTCTCTAGGCTACAAAGCCAAAAAAGGCTATGTGGTTGTCAGAACACGGGTCCGTCGTGGTGGAAGAAGAAAATCTCGTTTTACCGCCGGTAGGAAACCTAAGAGGATGGGTGTAAAAAAGATCACCCCAAAAAAATCCATTCAGCGTATAGCTGAGGAACGAGTATCCCGCCATTACCCTAATCTAGAAGTTTTGAACTCCTACTGGGTTTGGGAAGATGGAAAATTCCAGTTCTACGAAGTCATACTGGTTGATCCCCACCATCCGGTCATAAAAAATGACCCTAAAATAAACTGGATCTGTCAATCTAACAAGAAAGGTCGAGTTTTCAGGGGCCTTACCAGTGAAGGGAAGAAAAACAGAGGACTGAGCGGAAGAGGTAAAGGGAAAGAAAAGGTCAGGTAA
- a CDS encoding MATE family efflux transporter, with product MQNEKSDDSPSPEVTEGISLITGDPKKAVLKLSGPLIVAMVLSSMYNLVDAIWVSGLGGDALAAVGFVTPLFMILIGLSNGIGAGATSAISRCIGAHDKRGVNNTAMHTIIITIIVSIVLTIGLEIFLQSTLLTLGAGKTIELAVNYGQIIFAGTILMLFTGAAYGILRSEGDTKRTMYAMIISAVVNIILDPILIYPAGLGIAGAAWATVISQAMVSGVLLYWFFKKKDTYVTLSWKNFIPDFKVVKSILGVGLPASVEFLVMSSVVAILNGLLVNVAGTDAVAIYSAGWRVVMMAILPIIAVGTAVVAVAGVSYGARNTKNLSITHTYSIKVGLIVALLTSVLTFVFAPYIAMIFAYSPETAYLAPTIAAFLQVMCFFYIFVPPGVMSGSIFQGVGKGINSLILTVLRQLIFVAVFSYFLAIPLGWGQQGVWWGIVAGNTAGSAVAFTWARLYIKRLG from the coding sequence GTGCAAAATGAAAAATCTGATGATTCTCCTTCTCCCGAAGTAACCGAAGGAATTTCATTAATCACTGGAGACCCTAAAAAGGCGGTTTTAAAACTATCCGGCCCTTTGATTGTGGCCATGGTTTTATCCTCCATGTACAATCTGGTGGATGCCATCTGGGTTTCGGGATTGGGTGGAGATGCCCTGGCAGCTGTGGGTTTTGTAACCCCCTTATTCATGATATTGATTGGCCTTTCCAACGGTATCGGTGCCGGGGCCACTTCTGCCATATCCCGTTGTATAGGTGCCCATGACAAGAGGGGTGTAAACAACACCGCCATGCACACCATAATCATCACCATCATTGTTTCTATTGTCCTGACCATAGGGCTGGAAATATTTCTCCAATCTACACTTCTAACTCTGGGAGCCGGGAAAACCATTGAATTGGCAGTTAATTATGGCCAAATCATCTTTGCGGGTACCATACTGATGCTCTTTACTGGCGCGGCCTATGGAATTCTCCGTTCAGAGGGAGATACTAAGAGGACCATGTATGCCATGATCATATCTGCGGTGGTTAACATAATTCTGGATCCCATCCTGATTTACCCGGCAGGACTGGGCATTGCCGGGGCGGCTTGGGCTACGGTGATATCTCAGGCCATGGTTTCCGGGGTCCTTTTATACTGGTTTTTCAAAAAGAAGGACACCTACGTTACTTTATCCTGGAAGAATTTCATCCCTGATTTTAAGGTTGTTAAATCCATTTTGGGGGTGGGATTACCTGCTAGTGTGGAGTTCCTGGTCATGTCCTCGGTGGTGGCTATTTTAAATGGACTGCTCGTAAATGTGGCTGGTACCGATGCCGTGGCCATTTACTCTGCCGGGTGGAGGGTGGTGATGATGGCCATCTTACCCATCATAGCAGTGGGAACAGCGGTGGTAGCGGTGGCCGGTGTCTCATATGGGGCCCGAAATACTAAAAACCTGTCTATCACTCACACCTACTCCATAAAGGTGGGTCTAATCGTGGCCCTTCTTACCAGCGTTCTAACCTTTGTTTTTGCACCATACATCGCCATGATATTCGCATACTCACCAGAAACAGCCTACCTGGCACCCACCATCGCTGCCTTCCTTCAAGTGATGTGCTTCTTTTATATCTTCGTGCCACCAGGGGTTATGTCTGGGTCCATCTTTCAGGGAGTGGGCAAAGGGATTAATTCACTTATATTAACCGTATTAAGACAGTTAATTTTTGTAGCCGTATTTTCATATTTTTTAGCGATACCTCTAGGATGGGGACAGCAGGGAGTATGGTGGGGGATAGTTGCAGGAAACACCGCAGGAAGTGCAGTTGCCTTTACCTGGGCACGTTTATATATAAAAAGACTTGGATGA
- a CDS encoding carboxymuconolactone decarboxylase family protein: MKEDVFYGKGIHHAKKDYPDIYQAVVALNEAAYTGRVLDYRTQKLIALGITAAASDDRAMKKQMQSAMKEFDITKDEIVDVLRVVLLTSGNPPFTKAMRTLYEIIGE; the protein is encoded by the coding sequence ATGAAAGAAGACGTTTTCTACGGAAAAGGCATACATCATGCTAAGAAGGATTATCCAGATATTTATCAGGCCGTGGTTGCTCTTAATGAAGCAGCATATACTGGTAGAGTTCTGGATTACCGTACTCAGAAGCTAATAGCCCTGGGTATCACTGCAGCAGCCTCTGATGACCGGGCTATGAAGAAACAAATGCAGAGTGCCATGAAGGAATTTGACATCACCAAGGATGAGATTGTGGATGTTCTGAGGGTGGTTTTGTTAACCTCAGGTAATCCTCCCTTCACCAAGGCCATGCGCACCCTTTACGAAATAATCGGGGAATAA
- a CDS encoding ABC transporter permease, translated as MSFLSLIVKNPFRNKTRTVLAVVGIAIGIATIVALGIITDGLKVSTEETLKAGGADFTVVEANVSDMFLSKIEEDYTDKIKNVSGVEDAVGVLTSVQPVGGNPYFVVIGIEPEKLSLSGMKITSGAQFSTGDAKEIIIGKVAAEKLNKTVGDALTVGKEEYQTVGIFETGDLQQDGGAFMSLENAQKIEDQPGKVTMIYVKIKKDAKVEEVTETVEDQYGENVTTISSLEDLQNVDQGLNTIDTASWAISLLAIVIGGIGVINTMIMSVYERTREIGVLKAVGWKDRRILSMILGESIVLTFLAGIVGILLGLVAIQALIALGMGSFIKPVYSPSVFLKALGVALTVGLIGGFYPAYRASRLPPTEALRYE; from the coding sequence ATGTCATTTTTAAGCCTCATCGTGAAAAATCCCTTCCGGAATAAGACCAGAACCGTACTAGCCGTGGTAGGCATAGCCATCGGCATAGCCACCATCGTGGCCCTGGGTATTATCACTGACGGGCTCAAGGTATCAACTGAGGAAACTCTTAAGGCAGGGGGCGCCGATTTCACTGTGGTAGAGGCTAACGTGTCTGATATGTTCCTTTCAAAGATAGAAGAAGACTATACCGATAAAATTAAAAATGTCAGTGGGGTGGAAGACGCAGTAGGGGTGTTAACCTCGGTGCAACCCGTGGGAGGAAATCCCTATTTCGTGGTGATAGGTATCGAACCCGAGAAATTATCTCTGAGCGGCATGAAAATCACTTCAGGAGCTCAGTTCTCTACGGGAGATGCCAAAGAAATAATTATTGGCAAAGTAGCTGCTGAAAAGTTGAATAAAACTGTGGGAGATGCTTTGACAGTTGGAAAAGAAGAATACCAAACTGTCGGAATCTTTGAGACCGGTGACCTGCAACAGGACGGAGGGGCCTTCATGTCCCTGGAGAATGCGCAGAAGATTGAAGATCAACCGGGTAAGGTCACCATGATCTACGTTAAGATCAAAAAGGATGCTAAAGTGGAAGAAGTGACTGAAACTGTAGAAGACCAATATGGGGAGAACGTTACCACCATTTCTTCCCTAGAAGATTTACAAAATGTTGATCAGGGCTTAAACACAATCGACACCGCTTCCTGGGCAATATCACTTCTGGCCATTGTAATTGGAGGTATAGGAGTGATAAACACCATGATAATGTCAGTATATGAGCGTACACGGGAGATTGGTGTCTTGAAAGCCGTGGGATGGAAAGACCGGAGAATACTTTCCATGATCTTAGGTGAATCAATCGTTTTAACCTTTTTAGCAGGTATAGTTGGAATCCTCCTGGGCCTGGTGGCCATCCAAGCCTTAATAGCCCTGGGTATGGGTAGCTTCATTAAGCCCGTATACTCTCCTTCAGTATTCTTAAAGGCCCTGGGAGTGGCACTGACCGTGGGTTTGATTGGAGGATTTTACCCCGCCTATCGTGCCAGCCGTTTACCACCAACCGAAGCTCTACGTTATGAATAA
- the ribC gene encoding riboflavin synthase, with protein MKIGICDTTFARYDMASAAINEIKQHVGNLKIIRRTVPGVKDLPVACKKLIDEEGCDMVMAMGMPGPEKMDKTCAHEASTGLIQAQLMTNTHILEVFVHEDEGVDEKELKFLADNRAREHAQNLVKMLFKPDKLKREAGMGMREGHPDKGPL; from the coding sequence ATGAAGATCGGAATATGTGACACCACATTTGCACGCTATGACATGGCATCTGCAGCTATAAATGAAATAAAACAGCATGTGGGTAATTTAAAGATTATTAGGCGCACTGTCCCTGGTGTTAAGGACTTACCGGTAGCCTGCAAGAAACTTATCGACGAGGAAGGATGTGACATGGTCATGGCCATGGGAATGCCGGGTCCGGAGAAAATGGATAAAACTTGTGCCCATGAAGCATCTACCGGTCTCATTCAGGCCCAGTTAATGACCAATACTCACATCTTAGAGGTTTTTGTCCACGAGGATGAGGGTGTGGATGAGAAGGAGCTCAAATTCCTGGCTGATAACCGGGCACGAGAACACGCCCAGAATTTGGTTAAAATGCTTTTCAAACCAGATAAATTAAAAAGAGAAGCAGGAATGGGTATGAGGGAAGGACATCCTGATAAGGGACCCCTTTAA
- a CDS encoding amidase family protein encodes MIRQPVRPYAQELNAPTEALRIAWTVDSWQPEGSVDSEIVRCVEQVVSECERAGHELVQASPVFDYEEYLHAVCVAWAFGMDVGLDMFAAVMGRKISEETVEPVLLSFYQYSKGLTAADMFMAEFVLNKFRRTFGKFFEKYDMLLTPTLNKLPEPHGKYSKMRTDVDYEGYMRLCEETKVHTTAANVTGQPAITLPLGQSKSGLPIGIQFMARFGEEDALIRIASSLEKEMPWCNRIPPVHVSR; translated from the coding sequence ATCATAAGGCAGCCCGTTCGACCTTATGCGCAAGAATTGAATGCTCCAACTGAGGCCCTGCGAATAGCTTGGACCGTGGACTCTTGGCAACCTGAAGGTTCCGTGGATTCAGAAATAGTCCGCTGTGTGGAGCAAGTAGTTTCCGAATGTGAAAGAGCAGGTCATGAACTGGTTCAGGCCAGCCCAGTTTTTGACTATGAGGAATACCTACATGCGGTATGTGTAGCGTGGGCATTCGGAATGGATGTGGGGCTTGATATGTTCGCAGCAGTGATGGGGCGAAAAATAAGCGAAGAGACTGTTGAACCGGTGCTATTGTCGTTTTATCAGTACTCCAAGGGGCTTACAGCCGCTGACATGTTCATGGCAGAATTCGTCTTGAACAAATTCCGACGAACCTTTGGGAAATTCTTCGAAAAATATGACATGTTGCTCACACCCACCTTGAACAAATTACCAGAGCCACATGGAAAGTACTCGAAAATGCGGACAGACGTTGACTATGAGGGTTATATGCGTCTCTGCGAGGAAACCAAAGTGCACACAACCGCTGCGAATGTGACTGGACAACCGGCGATTACATTGCCTCTCGGACAGAGCAAGTCTGGTTTACCCATAGGGATCCAGTTCATGGCTAGGTTTGGGGAGGAAGATGCACTAATACGTATAGCAAGTTCGCTTGAAAAAGAAATGCCCTGGTGTAATCGAATCCCACCCGTCCATGTAAGCCGGTAA
- a CDS encoding amidase family protein, giving the protein MIKKISDGPFAGVPFLMKDIGAGERGRHQESGSKLMRGHVVDNDSFLTGLFKKTGLTLLGRTTTPEFALGISTESELVGVTNNPWNPDIMSGGSSGGAAASIAAGIVPMAHGSDNGGSIRIPASACGLVGLKPSRGRVTLGPDIGELWPGMLQEFVLSRTVRDTALMLDAVAACTW; this is encoded by the coding sequence ATGATAAAAAAAATCTCTGATGGTCCATTCGCTGGGGTGCCGTTCTTGATGAAGGATATTGGCGCCGGCGAAAGAGGACGGCATCAGGAGAGCGGATCTAAGCTCATGAGAGGACACGTTGTAGACAATGACTCATTCTTGACAGGGCTTTTCAAGAAAACGGGTTTGACCCTGTTGGGCCGCACAACAACGCCTGAATTTGCGTTGGGAATCTCAACGGAATCTGAATTGGTTGGTGTGACTAACAATCCCTGGAATCCGGATATCATGAGCGGCGGTTCCAGTGGTGGGGCTGCAGCGAGTATCGCAGCGGGTATTGTGCCGATGGCACATGGTAGTGATAATGGTGGCTCGATTCGCATTCCAGCAAGTGCTTGTGGACTGGTCGGATTGAAGCCCTCTCGTGGACGCGTGACACTTGGTCCGGATATCGGGGAGTTGTGGCCGGGAATGTTACAGGAGTTTGTTTTAAGTCGAACTGTCCGGGATACTGCTCTGATGTTAGACGCGGTGGCAGCCTGTACTTGGTGA
- a CDS encoding head GIN domain-containing protein, with protein MKKYFLAIILLCVVVAASGCSMQGTGSGKLVNQTKSVSGVNQVSLDGIGTLIIQQGDQESLTIEAEDNIMPHIQSNVNGDRLELKYDTNTPSPTKTVKFYLTLKDPNTISLSGAGKVESTGLKTSSLTLSINGAGEGNMSGLDLGKLTVNISGAGRVVMAGKTTEQTVTISGAGEYFARELQSNTATMTINGAGKGTLNVSGILNAIINGGGEINYLGNPQLNQQINGAGSIKQIT; from the coding sequence TTGAAAAAGTATTTTTTGGCCATCATACTGCTGTGTGTGGTGGTGGCAGCGTCAGGATGTTCCATGCAGGGCACTGGATCAGGAAAATTGGTCAATCAGACTAAAAGTGTAAGTGGAGTAAATCAGGTGTCTTTAGATGGAATAGGGACCTTAATCATTCAACAGGGTGACCAGGAGTCACTAACCATTGAAGCCGAAGATAACATCATGCCACATATACAGAGCAATGTGAATGGCGACAGGCTGGAACTCAAATACGACACCAACACACCTTCCCCTACTAAAACTGTGAAGTTTTATCTAACTCTAAAGGACCCAAATACCATTTCTCTTTCTGGTGCGGGAAAAGTAGAATCCACGGGACTTAAAACTAGCAGTCTGACACTCTCAATTAATGGTGCGGGTGAAGGTAACATGAGCGGGTTGGATCTTGGTAAACTGACGGTGAACATATCTGGAGCAGGTAGAGTGGTCATGGCCGGGAAAACCACTGAGCAGACCGTCACCATATCTGGAGCAGGAGAGTACTTCGCCAGGGAACTTCAGAGTAACACTGCCACCATGACCATAAACGGAGCTGGTAAAGGAACTCTAAATGTCAGTGGGATCCTTAACGCCATTATTAATGGTGGGGGAGAAATCAACTACCTTGGTAATCCTCAATTGAACCAGCAGATAAATGGGGCTGGTAGCATCAAACAAATTACCTAA
- the mch gene encoding methenyltetrahydromethanopterin cyclohydrolase, with the protein MLSVNLEAKKTVDLMIEKAEELNLAVENLENGSTIIDAGVNVTGSFKAGEMYTKVCLGGLAEVGISIPGDLSKTLALPAVKIKTDFPSISTLGSQKAGWSVSVGDFFALGSGPARALALKPAETYEEIGYKDEADLAILTLEADTLPGVEVTEAIAQDCGVDPENVYLLVAPTSSLVGSIQISGRVVENGTYKMLEALHFDVNKVKYAAGIAPIAPVDTDGLKAMGKTNDAVLFGGRTFYYIESEEGDDIKSIAEKLPSSAADGYGKPFYEVFKEANFDFYQIDKGMFAPAEVVINDLRTGEVFREGYVNIELLEKSFGF; encoded by the coding sequence ATGTTAAGTGTCAATCTGGAAGCTAAGAAAACTGTTGATTTAATGATTGAAAAGGCTGAAGAACTTAATCTGGCCGTAGAGAACTTGGAGAACGGTTCAACCATCATAGATGCAGGGGTTAATGTAACTGGAAGTTTCAAAGCCGGTGAAATGTACACCAAGGTCTGTCTGGGCGGTCTGGCCGAAGTGGGCATATCCATCCCAGGTGACCTTTCAAAAACATTGGCCCTTCCTGCTGTGAAGATTAAAACTGACTTCCCATCCATCTCAACTTTGGGATCCCAGAAAGCAGGCTGGTCAGTTAGTGTAGGTGACTTTTTCGCCCTGGGATCAGGACCTGCTCGTGCTCTGGCTCTTAAACCGGCTGAAACTTATGAAGAGATCGGATACAAGGATGAAGCAGACCTGGCCATTCTCACCCTGGAAGCAGACACCTTACCGGGTGTGGAGGTAACAGAAGCCATTGCCCAGGATTGTGGTGTGGATCCAGAGAACGTTTATTTACTGGTAGCGCCCACCTCATCTCTGGTGGGATCCATCCAGATATCAGGACGAGTGGTAGAGAATGGTACCTACAAAATGTTGGAAGCACTTCATTTCGATGTGAACAAGGTTAAATACGCGGCTGGTATAGCACCTATCGCTCCAGTTGACACCGACGGTTTGAAGGCCATGGGGAAAACCAACGACGCTGTACTGTTCGGAGGAAGAACTTTTTACTACATAGAATCTGAGGAAGGTGATGATATTAAATCAATAGCTGAGAAACTACCATCATCTGCTGCCGATGGCTATGGAAAACCATTTTACGAGGTTTTCAAAGAAGCCAACTTTGATTTCTACCAGATCGACAAGGGCATGTTTGCACCAGCCGAAGTAGTCATAAACGACCTTAGAACTGGCGAAGTATTCCGGGAGGGATACGTGAACATAGAACTTTTAGAGAAGTCATTTGGATTCTAG
- a CDS encoding thymidylate synthase, whose translation MAILIRAPTIKLGWESLVKRIINNGIEINDERGSLTLELLNTVVNIQKPLKLDIPEGYFWRGEKLEKYAEQFLSDDQQGFIYTYGNRLRKHFQGIDQIQEAINRLNNCKESRRAISITWDPLTDTQNDEVPCMIIVDFKIRDGKLQTTGLWRSHDIYGAWFPNAVGLTHLASYVAEEVGVDVGTLTIHSISAHIYEVNFDEARRV comes from the coding sequence ATGGCTATCCTAATAAGAGCCCCCACCATAAAATTGGGTTGGGAGAGCCTGGTTAAGAGAATTATAAATAATGGAATAGAAATCAATGATGAACGTGGTTCTTTGACATTAGAACTTCTAAACACCGTGGTTAACATCCAGAAGCCCCTTAAACTTGATATACCTGAAGGTTACTTCTGGCGAGGAGAAAAGCTGGAAAAATATGCAGAACAGTTTTTATCCGACGATCAACAGGGATTCATATATACTTATGGTAACCGACTTCGAAAACACTTTCAGGGCATTGATCAGATACAGGAAGCAATAAATCGTCTAAATAACTGTAAAGAGTCCCGTAGGGCCATATCCATAACCTGGGATCCTCTCACTGATACTCAAAATGATGAGGTGCCCTGCATGATCATCGTCGACTTCAAAATCAGGGATGGGAAACTCCAAACTACAGGATTATGGCGTTCCCATGATATATACGGGGCCTGGTTCCCCAATGCAGTAGGATTAACCCATCTGGCCAGTTACGTTGCGGAGGAGGTGGGGGTGGATGTGGGAACCCTTACCATTCATTCTATCAGTGCCCACATCTACGAGGTTAACTTCGACGAAGCAAGAAGGGTCTAA